In a single window of the Streptomyces sp. NBC_00353 genome:
- the mmpB gene encoding morphogenic membrane protein MmpB produces MLWSDPENKPPKELRDAQDMMRRVWLVLALAMVVAMFVLGTR; encoded by the coding sequence ATGCTGTGGTCCGATCCCGAGAACAAGCCCCCCAAAGAGCTGCGCGACGCCCAGGACATGATGCGGCGCGTGTGGCTGGTGCTTGCGCTCGCCATGGTGGTCGCGATGTTCGTGCTGGGCACACGCTGA
- a CDS encoding nucleoside triphosphate pyrophosphatase: MAGMTDQRRLVLASASPARLSLLRQAGFAPEAIVSGVDEDALSAPTPAELALVLAEAKAAVVAARPAVAGALVIGCDSVLELDGEALGKPADSEEATARWKSMRGRAGILQTGHSLIDTVTGRTASATASTVVRFGEPTDAEIAAYVASGEPLHVAGAFTLDGRSAPFVDSIEGDHGNVIGLSLPLLRRLLGELGFSVTDLWV; encoded by the coding sequence ATGGCCGGTATGACTGATCAGCGCCGTCTCGTACTCGCCTCCGCCTCACCCGCCCGCCTCAGCCTGCTGCGCCAGGCCGGGTTCGCGCCGGAGGCGATCGTCAGCGGTGTGGACGAGGACGCGCTGTCCGCCCCCACACCGGCCGAGCTGGCGCTGGTGCTCGCCGAGGCCAAGGCCGCCGTCGTGGCCGCCCGCCCCGCGGTCGCGGGTGCCCTGGTCATCGGATGCGACTCGGTCCTGGAACTCGACGGCGAGGCGCTCGGCAAGCCGGCCGACAGCGAGGAGGCCACCGCCCGCTGGAAGTCCATGCGCGGCCGGGCCGGCATCCTGCAGACCGGCCACAGCCTGATCGACACCGTGACCGGGCGCACGGCCTCCGCGACCGCGTCCACCGTCGTCCGTTTCGGCGAACCGACGGACGCCGAGATCGCCGCCTACGTCGCCTCGGGCGAGCCCCTCCATGTCGCGGGCGCCTTCACCCTGGACGGCCGCTCGGCCCCGTTCGTCGACTCCATCGAGGGCGACCACGGAAACGTCATCGGGCTCTCGCTGCCGCTCCTGCGCCGGCTCCTCGGCGAACTGGGATTCTCCGTCACCGACTTGTGGGTCTGA
- a CDS encoding acyl-CoA carboxylase epsilon subunit has product MIKVVRGNPTPEELAAALAVVQARAAATAAVSSGAPALPEQWSDPGRIARRDRPRPGPRAWARTYWPV; this is encoded by the coding sequence ATGATCAAGGTCGTACGGGGCAACCCGACCCCGGAGGAGCTGGCTGCCGCACTGGCGGTGGTCCAGGCGCGCGCCGCGGCGACGGCCGCTGTGTCGTCCGGCGCGCCGGCGTTGCCCGAGCAGTGGTCCGACCCGGGCCGAATCGCCCGGCGGGACCGGCCTCGGCCGGGCCCACGGGCCTGGGCACGGACGTACTGGCCCGTTTAG